A genomic segment from Streptomyces sp. NBC_00654 encodes:
- a CDS encoding DUF6344 domain-containing protein — MSAFKVKSIWTAFITAFFAILASMGLVTAPAAAAQPTITNHEHTGATAATATTPSVRWTLPRDRALPPTMKQRIRAEAHGSSPATRHLSADTADVPRSADPARTGHTAPAGDSPLPPP; from the coding sequence ATGAGCGCCTTCAAGGTCAAGAGCATCTGGACCGCCTTCATCACCGCCTTCTTCGCGATCCTCGCGTCGATGGGCCTCGTCACCGCCCCCGCCGCGGCGGCGCAGCCGACGATCACGAACCACGAGCACACGGGTGCGACCGCGGCAACCGCGACCACCCCGTCGGTGCGATGGACCCTTCCGCGTGACAGGGCGCTGCCACCCACGATGAAGCAGCGCATCCGCGCCGAGGCGCACGGCTCCTCACCGGCCACCCGGCACCTGTCCGCGGACACCGCGGACGTCCCGCGCTCCGCGGACCCGGCCCGCACCGGCCACACGGCCCCGGCCGGCGACTCACCCCTGCCGCCACCCTGA
- a CDS encoding DUF3566 domain-containing protein: MTDTRGPQPQYEGYATGPLPGEREPATGPAGPYHPPQAYPSPSGGTQGGQQRGGAQSGTQGAGGAQATRLPRTGARTTPRTRKARLRVAKADPWSVMKVSFLLSIALGICTVVAAAVLWMVMDAMGVFETVGGTISEATGSNESNGFDLQSFLSLPRVLIFTSVIAVIDVVLATALATLGAFIYNLSAGFVGGVELTLAEDE; the protein is encoded by the coding sequence GTGACGGACACTCGGGGGCCTCAGCCCCAGTACGAGGGTTACGCGACCGGGCCGTTGCCCGGCGAGCGTGAGCCCGCGACGGGGCCGGCGGGGCCGTACCACCCGCCGCAGGCGTACCCGTCGCCCTCGGGCGGCACACAAGGGGGCCAGCAGCGCGGTGGGGCGCAGAGCGGCACACAGGGTGCGGGCGGCGCGCAGGCGACGCGTCTGCCGCGCACGGGGGCGCGGACCACTCCCCGTACCCGCAAGGCGCGGCTGCGGGTGGCGAAGGCCGACCCGTGGTCGGTGATGAAGGTCAGCTTCCTGCTCTCCATCGCCCTGGGCATCTGCACGGTGGTCGCGGCGGCGGTGCTGTGGATGGTCATGGACGCCATGGGCGTCTTCGAGACCGTGGGCGGCACGATCAGCGAGGCCACCGGTTCGAACGAGAGCAACGGCTTCGATCTCCAGTCGTTCCTGTCGCTGCCGCGCGTCCTCATCTTCACCTCGGTCATCGCGGTGATCGATGTGGTTCTGGCCACCGCGCTGGCGACGCTGGGCGCGTTCATCTACAACTTGTCGGCCGGCTTCGTGGGTGGCGTCGAGCTCACTCTGGCCGAGGACGAGTAG
- the gyrA gene encoding DNA gyrase subunit A encodes MADENTPVTPEEEPAVAGVGMRVEPVGLETEMQRSYLDYAMSVIVSRALPDVRDGLKPVHRRVLYAMYDGGYRPEKGFYKCARVVGDVMGTYHPHGDSSIYDALVRLAQHWSMRMPLVDSNGNFGSPGNDPAAAMRYTECKMMPLSMEMVRDIDEETVDFQDNYDGRNQEPTVLPARFPNLLVNGSAGIAVGMATNIPPHNLREVAAGAQWYLEHPEASHEELLDALIERIKGPDFPTGALVVGRKGIEEAYRTGRGSITMRAVVAVEEIQNRQCLVVTELPYQTNPDNLAQKIADLVKDGKVGGIADVRDETSSRTGQRLVVVLKRDAVAKVVLNNLYKHTDLQSNFGANMLALVDGVPRTLSIDAFIRHWVTHQIEVIVRRTRFRLRKAEERAHILRGLLKALNAIDEVIALIRRSQTVEVAREGLMGLLEIDEIQANAILEMQLRRLAALEHQKITAEHDELQAKINEYNAILVSPERQRQIVSEELAAIVEKFGDDRRSALVPFDGDMSIEDLIAEEDIVVTITHGGYIKRTKTEDYRSQKRGGKGVRGTKLKQDDIVDHFFVSTTHHWLLFFTNKGRVYRAKAYELPDAGRDARGQHVANLLAFQPDEKIAQILAVRDYEAAPYLILATKGGLVKKTALKDYDSPRSGGVIAINLRETADGGDDELIGAELVSAEDDLLLISKKAQSIRFTATDDALRPMGRATSGVKGMSFREGDELLSMNVVRPGTFVFTATDGGYAKRTPVDEYRVQGRGGLGIKAAKIVEDRGSLVGALVVEETDEILAITLGGGVIRTRVNEVRETGRDTMGVQLINLGKRDAVVGIARNAEAGREAEEVDGTDDAEGEAAGAHAESVIEGTVEGTEPSTGEHEE; translated from the coding sequence ATGGCCGACGAGAACACCCCTGTCACGCCCGAAGAGGAGCCCGCCGTCGCAGGCGTGGGCATGCGTGTCGAGCCCGTGGGGCTCGAGACGGAGATGCAGCGCTCCTACCTCGACTACGCGATGTCCGTCATCGTCTCGCGTGCGCTCCCCGACGTACGGGACGGGCTCAAGCCCGTCCACCGCCGGGTGCTGTACGCGATGTACGACGGCGGCTACCGCCCCGAGAAGGGCTTCTACAAGTGCGCCCGTGTCGTCGGTGACGTCATGGGTACGTACCACCCGCACGGCGACTCCTCGATCTATGACGCGCTGGTCCGCCTCGCGCAGCACTGGTCGATGCGCATGCCGCTGGTGGACTCCAACGGCAACTTCGGTTCTCCGGGCAACGACCCGGCCGCGGCCATGCGGTACACCGAGTGCAAGATGATGCCGCTGTCCATGGAGATGGTCCGGGACATCGACGAGGAGACCGTCGACTTCCAGGACAACTACGACGGCCGCAACCAGGAGCCGACGGTCCTGCCGGCGCGCTTCCCGAACCTGCTGGTCAACGGTTCCGCGGGCATCGCGGTCGGGATGGCGACCAACATCCCGCCGCACAACCTGCGCGAGGTCGCCGCCGGTGCGCAGTGGTACCTGGAGCACCCGGAGGCCTCGCACGAGGAGCTCCTGGACGCGCTGATCGAGCGGATCAAGGGCCCGGACTTCCCGACCGGGGCGCTCGTGGTGGGCCGCAAGGGCATCGAGGAGGCGTACCGCACCGGCCGTGGCTCGATCACGATGCGGGCGGTCGTCGCGGTCGAGGAGATCCAGAACCGGCAGTGCCTGGTCGTCACGGAGCTGCCGTACCAGACCAACCCCGACAACCTCGCGCAGAAGATCGCCGACCTGGTGAAGGACGGCAAGGTCGGCGGCATCGCGGACGTCCGGGACGAGACGTCCTCGCGTACGGGCCAGCGCCTGGTCGTCGTGCTCAAGCGTGACGCGGTCGCCAAGGTCGTACTGAACAACCTGTACAAGCACACCGACCTCCAGTCGAACTTCGGCGCGAACATGCTGGCGCTCGTCGACGGGGTGCCGCGCACGCTGTCGATCGACGCGTTCATCCGCCACTGGGTGACGCACCAGATCGAGGTCATCGTCCGGCGTACGCGGTTCCGGCTGCGCAAGGCGGAGGAGCGGGCGCACATCCTGCGCGGCCTGCTCAAGGCGCTGAACGCCATCGACGAGGTCATCGCCCTCATCCGGCGCAGCCAGACGGTCGAGGTCGCGCGCGAGGGCCTGATGGGCCTGCTGGAGATCGACGAGATCCAGGCGAACGCGATCCTGGAGATGCAGCTGCGCCGGCTGGCCGCACTGGAGCACCAGAAGATCACGGCGGAGCACGACGAGCTCCAGGCCAAGATCAACGAGTACAACGCGATCCTCGTCTCGCCGGAGCGGCAGCGGCAGATCGTCAGCGAGGAGCTGGCGGCGATCGTCGAGAAGTTCGGTGACGACCGGCGTTCCGCGCTGGTGCCCTTCGACGGTGACATGTCCATCGAGGACCTGATCGCCGAGGAGGACATCGTCGTCACCATCACGCACGGTGGCTACATCAAGCGGACCAAGACCGAGGACTACCGCTCGCAGAAGCGCGGCGGCAAGGGTGTCCGCGGTACGAAGCTGAAGCAGGACGACATCGTCGACCACTTCTTCGTGTCGACGACGCACCACTGGCTGCTGTTCTTCACGAACAAGGGCCGTGTCTACCGGGCGAAGGCGTACGAGCTTCCGGACGCCGGCCGTGACGCGCGTGGGCAGCATGTCGCCAACCTGCTGGCCTTCCAGCCGGACGAGAAGATCGCCCAGATCCTCGCGGTCCGTGACTACGAGGCGGCGCCGTACCTGATCCTGGCGACGAAGGGCGGTCTGGTGAAGAAGACCGCGCTGAAGGACTACGACTCGCCGCGCTCCGGCGGTGTCATCGCGATCAACCTGCGGGAGACCGCGGACGGCGGCGACGACGAGCTGATCGGTGCGGAGCTGGTGTCGGCCGAGGACGATCTGCTGCTCATCAGCAAGAAGGCCCAGTCGATCAGGTTCACCGCGACGGACGACGCGCTGCGCCCGATGGGCCGTGCGACCTCGGGTGTCAAGGGGATGAGTTTCCGCGAGGGCGACGAACTGCTCTCGATGAATGTCGTCCGGCCCGGTACTTTCGTGTTCACTGCAACCGACGGCGGGTACGCGAAGCGGACTCCCGTCGACGAGTACCGCGTCCAGGGCCGCGGCGGTCTGGGCATCAAGGCCGCCAAGATCGTGGAGGACCGGGGCTCGCTCGTCGGAGCGCTGGTGGTGGAGGAGACGGACGAGATCCTCGCCATCACACTCGGCGGTGGTGTGATTCGTACGCGAGTCAATGAAGTCAGGGAGACGGGCCGTGACACCATGGGCGTCCAACTGATCAATCTGGGCAAGCGTGACGCCGTCGTCGGCATCGCGCGCAACGCCGAGGCCGGTCGCGAGGCGGAAGAGGTCGATGGGACCGATGACGCCGAGGGCGAGGCGGCCGGAGCGCACGCGGAGAGCGTGATCGAGGGCACTGTCGAGGGCACGGAGCCTTCGACCGGGGAGCACGAGGAGTAG